The Ooceraea biroi isolate clonal line C1 chromosome 3, Obir_v5.4, whole genome shotgun sequence genome contains the following window.
tacatatatataaaaccgtacatatatatataaaactgtgaATAAATGGCCTATACTTGTACACATTCCACATCTAAGTTTAACATGCAAAATATCCCAGagcaagatatttttttactagATCTGGAATGCTTTGTGCACGTAGTACTTTTACAGTTAACACatcagttttatatacttttgtataaaaaaaagaaacgtgtacatcgaaaataaaatataaaatatgtgtatCCGCTTGGTTTTTCTCTcacgatatatatgtatgtatacttACTCGCGAATGCTTGCGTGTCTAACTTACAGGGAGGGTTGCGCACGACTAACTCGCGCAACTAgttaaaattcttaaaaatttcctcttcctcgaaAGACCAATTAAATTCTTAAGACGTACGAAGAGCATCCGTTCAAacttaatattatgtaatgcAACGTATATCCGATAGTACTGAAATCAGTCTATAAGAAGCTCGTGCCGTAAAGTGTGAtcgattaaataaacaatCACGTTTGACAAAAGGAATTTTCATGTCACGGTGTAatataacgaaataaaaaacgatgTCGTAGTAGAAAGTCACCAGTCGATAgtaaattgtgaaaaaatagGCAGATAAGCAGGCAGGGTGGCGGGCAGTAGTGGGCGCAAATCGTTTAATCTCAATTTCCAATTCCATATCATTTACACAGTAGAGGTAATATACACATCATTACCACTATTTTATCACTTTCTTATTTACGAGCTTCTGGAACGACGAAAGCAGACGCTCGAACGTGTCTCTTTCCAAATGCAGCACTGTTTCCGCACGTAATATCACAAAAACGAAGCGTGGAAGATGTATCGTGATATATCGATAACGATATATCGCAGACGGGAATTTTTTAGTCCCCGCTATAGATTTTGATCTCGTCGTTTGTGCGTCGAAATTGCTTGCAGGAGAActgctttatttttattttttttttttcgtgcaCTTGCACGGTTAAGTTAATCATTAGATGCGAGCAGCAGTTTGCATTTGGCTAGTGTTGGCGCGTGAATCCCTATCTCCTTCCcgatttcatataaaatcgTTACTATTCATAGAATAAGCGAGCACACACGTGTTTCTATCTAAATACGCGAGAATGATATTCACAAGATCATGGACCGTCGTATTGCAGTCTTGAAAACTTATCGGAAAGTAAATTGAAAACGGTGGAAGCTAAAGTAAatcatcaaaaatattttataaaatattaaatttgtaacagttaagagagagagagaaagagagagagtctaTATGCGTACGTATTATAAGCGTGTAACGTAAGATGCACGTAAATAAAGcacgatataattataagtcACATCAGAGAAACCATTCTGAAAATTCCGCACTTTCAACAAGTgtataaaacaagaaaaataggTTCGAAAAACGTAAAAACCAATCTAAACCTCatctaaaaaataatgtgATGATTTTGTAAATAGCGTTACAGTTCCTATGGATTACAGCCCTATGTTAATTACTCCTTCAAATACTAATCGTTCGAAATAATTCttgcgatttttttatatttttttttctcatccCATTTTTTCGTTTCGCGTGAGGGTGCACTTGGGGAGACTTTTGAGTCTGTTAATCATAGAAAGTGTTCCCTGGCAGCGACCACAGGTTCTGTGGATGTGGTACGATGCAAGGGAAACATTGCACAGCGCAAACTGCAATGGTAGTTCTTGTTTATATACAGGTCGCTGTGTAGATTGGACAGAAATGAAGTCGTCGAGGCGGGTGGCTGTTCGGCCCGCAGTTCAGATTGGCAAGACGCAGCGTAGTTCTTTTATGTGCATTCACGTAGATGACGATGACTGTGAACATGGAAGTGCAAAACAGGATGTCACATTACTTTTGGGCCCTTTTTAACTCCCATCGCTTGAGAGCCGATATCAATAACTCGATATTCTCGTGCATGCAAATCGTAAATGAGAATTCGCCGTAGTTTAACGATATTGAGCTCTCACGCATctaaagtttctttttttatttttacgtatgTTCGTTTTCGTGCCATGTAAATTTGCCACGTAATAAGGCTTAAATCGATATTACATCCGCGGGTTTCTGTAGATTACGTTATTAAGCTTTTCTCGAGCTAGAGAAAtcctttatacatttattcacATCTCCATGTCGTCTGTCTTTGATACACTTTCATGTATCACAACTGTCAATATTCTTAAACTCTATTCTTTCGTCGTAAGTACCGTCTTTAAAACACCTTTTCCTTGGAGATCTCTCAAAATGATACGAATTTTCAAACGTGAAACTCAAACTCAACTCGGCGAGAGTATAAAAATGATACTAGTAGAACTGTCTCATACTCTTGTAAGAGGTCTTTCAacagaattataaaaatttaaaaatttcgacTCTGATCTGATATTCTTTCCGTTCTCTACGTAGGATAAATTATTACGAGCTAGTAATCCCACTAGTAATCATGTACCGgattttaaaatcatttagaTGATATAGGTATCGTCAATACCTGCCACGGCCAGCGGGAGAGCGGCTTCGATACCTCGCTGTGCTCGTATCCTTCCCGGTATAGTAGTCGGCGCCGGTGTCTCCACCACTACCGTAGACATCCTGCGTATATCCATCTCGCGTAACATACCCGCCGCTGCGATTGAACATATAGTCTTCTCCGTAACGACCTCTGCCCCTACTTCCACCACCCCTGCCTGCATAATAGCTGCCTCCGTAATCTGCGTAAGTACTGCCCCTGTAACCCACGGTGGTACCGCCCCGGCTGCCGAATTCCCTACCACCAACCCCGCGACCACCTCTGAAACCACCCGCACCGCCACCTCTGCCCCCGCCGCGACCTCTACCCCGTGAAATCTCCACTCTCAATTTTGCACCCATAATCTCCATGCCGTTCATGTTGCAGCACGCTAGTTCGGCATCGTTCATATTGAAGAACTCGATGAATGCGAAACCCGGCGGATTGAAGGCAACCCAGACCTTGTTCAGCTTGCCGTATTTCTCAAACTCCATCTGCAGGTCTTCCTTTTTGATGCTCTCGTTCAACCCACCCACGTAAACACGCGTATATCCTTCCGGCGTCATCTTGCTCCTaaagaagaaacaaattaattataatatcaaaatatagaAGGAAGACTTCTCAGAAGCCaacttttgaaattattattgagaTCAATAAATctcagttaattaattataatttttataatacaccTTTTAATACTATCGATATCGTTATTAACAATGGTAAAGTAACATCCTTGAAATGGCAcaaacaaatttcatttttacatcAAAGAAAGTTTGCTGCAATTCCTATAAACGTTATGAAGATAATGACAGATTATCTTGCACAATTACATTTCTAACATTTATTCATCATAAAACCTCAGGAAGATTTCTTTGTCTAACACAGTACACAACGTacgataaattttctatttatagcTGCAGATGCTCCAAGTTTTATTCCATGGAGTAGATGTACTTGCAAAATTCCATATCCGCAGAGGAATTACGTGAAGCGATCGCGAGTTTTACCTCGCGCAGGCGAGAAAAACACTTATGCAGTGTCAGCCGAGATATGACAAATCGTCGCGCAGAAAACAACGCTATGGCGGTATTTTCACCCTCGGGCGATGTAAATACAGCGTTAGCTGCGGAACTGGCGTCCCTACCATCATTCCGACGCCGTTCAGCTCGCGAAGCGGGTTCGACACTCGACCGAGGCGTCCGAAGCGTAGCGCGAAACGTCCGCGGCGAGATTATTCAGCGGACGCGTACACGGCGGGGATAAACAGCGCGGTTTACGCGCCAATGGGTTCGAAAACGGTTTTCCGTCATCGCAATACTCACTCGTTCGTCACTGCTCTCGGACGGTTCTCTCGCGGCTCGTCACTGATCGGCGTTGGTCGCTGGAACGTGGCGGCGCGAATACGGAGGAAAAACCGCTCGCGCGATGCGACGTTTCGGTCGACGGGACGTGTACCGTCGCGCAATCAATAGGAGCGAATCAACTGGGGTTCACACCATCGCTCCTAGTCGCGTCTCCAACCCAGACGCCAACCCTTTCCTCATCGTACATGACGACGAGACTACTGAGAGCGGAGAGTGTGGCCCACGGCGCGTGCTAACTGCATCGTTGCATGTGGCGACCTTCAGACGCATCCTGATTCGCAACCGCGTGAAGCATCACCGGCCGATGACCAATCGCAAGCCTGGAACAGGAGATTCTATACTGTTACGTTTTCGTACGTGATACGTATAACTAGAAATTTATGTATCATGACTATTGATTAAGGAGCAGTCCACTTGACCCTACGAATGCTTCGCGATACTTTTTAACCTTCTTTtaatttgaaagaagaaaaggaatagGAAGTGTTTTGAAGCATTTAGCGCTAAGCGGATCGTATTCGAAGAAATTTAAGTCTGgttattgaataatttgatatcgtggaaatatctttttctttaatttctccAATTGTGTCAAACACAGCTGTTGAACTGTCAGCTACAGTTTGAAGTCATGTGTCACGAGAATTTTCTTGACGagtatctttatttatttagcgtCTCGCGACAGCTGCACAGTTAATCGAGCTGTAGATGGTTAATTTCGAAGTGCAgaataattttgtcaaaatACTCGAAGCTGTTCGAGTTTCAGCTATAATAGTCGACCGTGAACGAGAATGTCGGCGCACGTTATGTGCTTGACATCTTCCGGCGGGATTCCTTTGTTCTCCCGTCAGAAGGGAGACAGTGATACAGTATGTAAACAAATAACAAGTACATCTTCCTAAAGCGCTGGTATCTTATCTCGCAATTAACAATTACAGATGACGTTTTCCAAAATAGCGTCGCTCAATGGCGTTCACATGTTTCTCAAATCACAGGACATCGCCTTGCTCAATACTGATCTGCCGGATACAACAGTGGCATGGAAAGAATACGAACAATGTATCATCCTGATAGCGATGGCAAGCGGAGTGACAAAGTACGTGTTGGACAAGTTCCTGGACAGCACTTTCGGTGCGATGGTCCTGTTCACGGGCATCGATGAGATAAGGAATACCAAGAATATAGAGAGGCTCAAGAAGGACATGCGTCTCTGCAGCCCTATCATCGACAGATTAATGGACTGCTTGGACGTAGGGGACAGGATCTCCACGAAAACCGACATAGTCAACATGACGGAGTGCATCATATCTTCCGAGAACCATCTGCTTCAGGTACCTGAATTTGGTTGCACAGGTGcagcgtgaaaaaataaaaacgcgaTACTCAATAGACACGTATTGAAGACTTGTTTGGAGGGATTTATGGAATGTCTGGAATCAATGTACGGATGCGTCCTGGTGCACGGCTGCGTGGTGGCTGCCACGGAAGGCTGGTGGTCGCTGGACCCTCTGGAAAGGAAACTGTTGACAATAGCGATCACCATGGACAGTATTTGCACTACGCGCGACATCCCCGTGTTCCTGCCTCGTAAAAGTCCGAACGTAAGTGTTCTCAAAGAGATATTTGACATCGTGAGGTAAAAATGTCCAACAGAAAAATCTGACTCAAACTTCATCtgcatgaaataattatacgaATTTAAACTTGGGACACACACGCGGCCTGTTTAGGTCGCTTTCagattggtgtcgataactcTGATCAACCACGTTGAAGTGCTGGCATTATGTGGACCAAAACCGGAGCCGACTGAAATCGAGAGGTTCGCCGTGCAATTCTGGAAGAGCAACATGGACGCGCTGTGCGCTTCCGAGCAGTGTTATCCGCGAAACCTGCCCGCATCAGTGTCCTTGGACAGCGAGACACTCGGGTAATCGGACGGAAAATTGCGCGACAagcgtaataattttaacgtcCTTAAACTATACAGCGCACTGTCGCTATAACAGCTTTTATGGATCTTTCAGATTTCTGCTGGCAAATTACAAGGTAGAAAAATTCGTGCTCGGCAGGAACTCGCAGTGCGCGAAGAACCGCGTGACAGGATCGCACAGATTGGACATCCTGCGTACGTTCTATCATCAGGCCGTCGAGACGTTCGCGCTGTCGGTCGATGGCGAGGACGGCAACGACGAGAGAGCGACTGCGAGCGACTGGAGGTTTACTGGGGCAAAGGAGACGTATTTGTGCTCCGAGTATCACAAGTGCCACGCCGTGAAGCATGGCGATCACATACTCTGCGTCTTGTACACGTCCGTGATACCTACTCACACCATGAGACTAATTAGCCAGAAGATACTAAAAATGATGTTCAGCGACAAACAAGTGCATTGGTAGGCTACTccctttttttacttttttaatgtatgaaataaagaaaatatcgtTTTGCATCTGTAACGAGTCAGGTCTGcccgttttattaattttttatttacgctCTTCTACATTTTCTGCGTTTGAAATAAGACAGGCATATTTTTTACTCGacaaaggaagagaaaaatgtgGAAAGTGCGAGTGAAAAAATGAACCTTTTACGAAATGCTTCGTCCTTTTATCTTTacgtacatattattttatcgcaCTCGTGATATTTAAATTCCTAAGTTAAATGTGAGCTGCCGACGCGATTGTTTGTCCGCTTTTAGCTGCACTTCTTACACCTTcggtctcttctctctctccctcccatTTGTACACACACATCTGTTTCGCTTCAGCCTGAAGGTGCAGCTAGGACAAGTGGTTTTTGTCACAAACGGCAATCGCAGCACGTGGCGCGTGCTGTATCCACGCGGTCCTTGGCGATAGTGAGAGAAAGTTGACTTGTTTCATCCTGATGGTCTCACGAGGAGATGGGTGTGCTTGCGTAATGCCCGGCACGCAGCCCAAAAAAATCGATAAGGGAAGCGCAAGCTGGCGATGGCGCACGCGTCAAGCGTCACTGATGCGTGTCAGCTGTCCCGGTCGTAACCGAaacgagacagagagagagagagagagagagagagtacggGCATTCCTCGCATCCGCGTCCGAGGTCTTCCAATGCCGAGCTGCGATCCCGATCGGATGGCTTAATGGCTTGCGACAATCGCACGAAGGTGTATCTCGGTTACGAGGACGAGTACGTCACCGACAAGCATCGTTCCTCGCTCA
Protein-coding sequences here:
- the LOC105277392 gene encoding RNA-binding protein Rsf1 — protein: MTPEGYTRVYVGGLNESIKKEDLQMEFEKYGKLNKVWVAFNPPGFAFIEFFNMNDAELACCNMNGMEIMGAKLRVEISRGRGRGGGRGGGAGGFRGGRGVGGREFGSRGGTTVGYRGSTYADYGGSYYAGRGGGSRGRGRYGEDYMFNRSGGYVTRDGYTQDVYGSGGDTGADYYTGKDTSTARYRSRSPAGRGSHRHLRECT
- the LOC105277390 gene encoding protein fuzzy homolog isoform X2, whose product is MSAHVMCLTSSGGIPLFSRQKGDSDTMTFSKIASLNGVHMFLKSQDIALLNTDLPDTTVAWKEYEQCIILIAMASGVTKYVLDKFLDSTFGAMVLFTGIDEIRNTKNIERLKKDMRLCSPIIDRLMDCLDVGDRISTKTDIVNMTECIISSENHLLQTCLEGFMECLESMYGCVLVHGCVVAATEGWWSLDPLERKLLTIAITMDSICTTRDIPVFLPRKSPNVAFRLVSITLINHVEVLALCGPKPEPTEIERFAVQFWKSNMDALCASEQCYPRNLPASVSLDSETLGFLLANYKVEKFVLGRNSQCAKNRVTGSHRLDILRTFYHQAVETFALSVDGEDGNDERATASDWRFTGAKETYLCSEYHKCHAVKHGDHILCVLYTSVIPTHTMRLISQKILKMMFSDKQVHCLKVQLGQVVFVTNGNRSTWRVLYPRGPWR
- the LOC105277390 gene encoding protein fuzzy homolog isoform X1, yielding MSAHVMCLTSSGGIPLFSRQKGDSDTMTFSKIASLNGVHMFLKSQDIALLNTDLPDTTVAWKEYEQCIILIAMASGVTKYVLDKFLDSTFGAMVLFTGIDEIRNTKNIERLKKDMRLCSPIIDRLMDCLDVGDRISTKTDIVNMTECIISSENHLLQTCLEGFMECLESMYGCVLVHGCVVAATEGWWSLDPLERKLLTIAITMDSICTTRDIPVFLPRKSPNVAFRLVSITLINHVEVLALCGPKPEPTEIERFAVQFWKSNMDALCASEQCYPRNLPASVSLDSETLGFYGSFRFLLANYKVEKFVLGRNSQCAKNRVTGSHRLDILRTFYHQAVETFALSVDGEDGNDERATASDWRFTGAKETYLCSEYHKCHAVKHGDHILCVLYTSVIPTHTMRLISQKILKMMFSDKQVHCLKVQLGQVVFVTNGNRSTWRVLYPRGPWR